A window of Bacteroidales bacterium contains these coding sequences:
- a CDS encoding multicopper oxidase domain-containing protein, with translation MKKNIITAICILIISQIAFAQVGTNGENRNEEGRPVKEFNLTIEQNEMTLGGVKAKAMTINGSIPGPVLEFDEGDLAVINVFNKMDVETSVHWHGIILPNFFDGVPYLTTPPIKPGTTFQYRIPLNQSGTYWYHSHTMLQEQKGVYGSIVIQPKEKTLEYDKDLVVVLSDWTNEKPMNVLRNLKRGNEWYQIKKGTAVPLSKAVAQGGFGAQLKMWRDRMEGADIADIYYPAFLSNGKKQAEYPDFAPGEKISLRLINASASTYYWMDFGAGNPMVVASDGIDVHPVHKNRFLFAIAETFDVIVTIPEGKLEIIATAQDGSGYTTIRLGSGKLFAAKVIDRPDKVAMMKEMAQMDMKMGAPALTGNKKKNTPEFLMKKYGMEMNMDMDHSQMSKEGKMPMNDEMHMDHMNHNTMLEKDTTGDFNHHERMMHFNYNYLEAIEETNFNPDIPVNELLLNLTGNMNRYVWSLNGIPLSEADKIKIKGGEITRITLNNMTMMHHPMHLHGHFFRVINENGERSPLKHTVNVPPMQKVIIEFHNEEYGDWFFHCHVLYHMMVGMSRVFSYGTPRDERMKDFPVKKILGEANHYYSWGLAELSSNFSELMLTSSSIRNEFNLRVESDYNRNSEIELSYNRYLNDWVRIYAGVNTENTIADSYDIFNTVGLVGVKYFTPYMFYVDVSLDHQLRPRIRVDKEILLFPRFFVEGEYEYRADLGWVNELEGNASFEGEDEWLIRASYILSRNFSIQANYNNHYGWGGGLSVRF, from the coding sequence AATGAAGAAGGAAGGCCTGTGAAGGAATTTAACCTCACGATTGAGCAAAATGAAATGACACTTGGCGGCGTAAAAGCAAAAGCCATGACCATAAACGGAAGCATTCCAGGTCCGGTACTTGAATTTGATGAAGGCGACTTAGCTGTAATTAATGTGTTCAATAAAATGGATGTTGAAACTTCGGTGCATTGGCACGGGATAATTCTTCCAAACTTTTTTGATGGTGTTCCATACCTTACCACTCCTCCAATTAAACCCGGAACTACCTTTCAATACAGAATACCTCTCAACCAATCGGGAACATATTGGTACCACTCCCATACCATGTTACAGGAACAAAAAGGGGTGTATGGTTCTATTGTGATTCAACCCAAAGAGAAAACCCTGGAATATGACAAAGATTTGGTAGTGGTTTTATCAGACTGGACCAACGAAAAACCTATGAATGTGCTGCGAAACCTCAAAAGAGGCAACGAGTGGTATCAGATTAAAAAAGGAACAGCAGTTCCATTAAGCAAGGCTGTTGCGCAAGGAGGATTTGGTGCACAGCTTAAGATGTGGCGCGACCGCATGGAAGGAGCCGATATTGCCGATATTTATTACCCGGCTTTTTTAAGTAATGGAAAAAAACAGGCTGAATATCCTGATTTTGCACCGGGTGAGAAAATCAGTCTAAGGCTTATAAATGCTTCTGCCTCTACTTATTATTGGATGGATTTTGGTGCAGGCAATCCAATGGTGGTAGCAAGCGATGGTATTGATGTTCATCCCGTACACAAAAACAGATTTCTCTTTGCCATTGCCGAAACCTTCGATGTTATTGTCACTATCCCGGAAGGCAAACTCGAAATTATTGCCACGGCTCAAGATGGCTCCGGCTACACGACCATTCGTCTGGGCAGTGGGAAATTGTTTGCTGCGAAAGTTATTGACAGACCCGATAAGGTGGCCATGATGAAGGAAATGGCGCAAATGGATATGAAAATGGGAGCACCTGCTTTAACAGGAAATAAAAAGAAGAATACACCGGAATTCCTGATGAAAAAATATGGCATGGAAATGAACATGGATATGGACCATTCCCAAATGAGCAAAGAAGGTAAAATGCCGATGAATGACGAGATGCATATGGATCACATGAACCATAACACCATGCTGGAGAAAGACACTACTGGAGATTTCAATCACCATGAACGCATGATGCATTTTAACTACAATTACCTTGAAGCAATAGAAGAAACAAACTTTAATCCGGATATCCCGGTAAATGAATTGCTCTTAAATCTTACCGGTAATATGAACCGTTACGTTTGGAGTTTAAACGGCATCCCGCTCTCAGAGGCCGACAAAATAAAAATTAAAGGAGGAGAAATTACCCGCATTACCCTGAATAACATGACTATGATGCATCACCCGATGCACCTGCACGGTCATTTTTTCAGGGTTATCAACGAAAACGGGGAACGTTCTCCATTAAAGCACACGGTGAATGTACCACCAATGCAAAAAGTCATCATTGAGTTTCACAATGAAGAATACGGCGATTGGTTTTTCCATTGTCATGTACTTTACCACATGATGGTTGGTATGTCACGTGTATTTAGTTATGGAACACCAAGGGATGAACGAATGAAGGATTTCCCGGTAAAAAAAATCCTTGGTGAAGCAAACCACTATTATTCCTGGGGTTTGGCAGAATTAAGTTCTAATTTTTCTGAATTAATGCTTACATCCAGCAGCATACGCAATGAATTTAATTTACGTGTAGAAAGCGATTATAACAGGAATTCAGAAATTGAGCTTAGTTATAACCGGTATTTAAACGATTGGGTGCGAATTTACGCGGGTGTCAATACTGAAAATACGATTGCCGACTCTTATGATATTTTTAACACTGTTGGTTTAGTTGGTGTAAAGTATTTCACGCCTTATATGTTCTATGTTGATGTGAGCCTGGACCATCAGCTTCGCCCCAGGATACGTGTAGATAAAGAAATTCTTCTGTTTCCAAGATTTTTCGTGGAAGGAGAATACGAATATCGTGCAGACCTTGGCTGGGTGAATGAGTTAGAAGGCAACGCAAGTTTTGAGGGTGAAGACGAATGGCTAATCAGGGCTTCTTATATATTATCCCGTAATTTTTCCATCCAGGCCAATTACAATAACCATTATGGTTGGGGTGGAGGCTTAAGTGTCAGATTTTGA